The DNA sequence ttgttgcttgtgggggtttttttcattataaaatatggctgagggtctagtccggcttattattcttgtgggttctggggtgggatttgtttgcttgccccaagttttggccttttgttgtgtattgctatgcctctcattggcaattttctcttgggagaggcttgttcatgcttgttgttgctgttactctcattctgtgttctttttgataatgtataagtttctgtacagaccatggttgcttgtctggaccttttgccattctcaataaaaatactttggaaaaaaaaaaaaaaaaagaaaattttcactgcctgtttctattctgaccatttattccatttcatggttattgcaaaaaaaaaaaaaaaaaaaaaattttacatgagggggggggggggggggggtgtcaaaaaatgatgggccccgggtgccacataccctaggtacgccactgtgtccaacactggagCCTGTTGGTTTTCAGGTGTTTTCATCTTCCCCTCATGGAGATAGATTTTTGAAACTGGAGGGATCTTCAGATTTTCAGTAAGGTACCTCTTGAACATATCAAGAGCTGAAATTGTTATaagttttagaaaattaattaatctcaaattGTTTCTTCTTGATGTGTTCTCCAACATTTCTAATTTAAAACtaatatttccattttctttcatcAAAAGTTGGTTTTGTAACCCCACAAATtccaatttttgtttttgttgcacTAGTTCTGTTTCAATTTTTTCAACTCTTTGCTGaacattcttttttaaaatttatttattcaattttaattgaTCATACAGCATATAAATGCATTAAGAAACAGAAATCAAACAGCTATAACAACAGAAATTCAACAAAAAATTTTCCTAATGGAACATATACTAAAAAGTAAATTTTCATAGCAGATTTCTCTATAAGTCCACAACCAAACATGGGAGAGAGCATAAGGAAAAAGAGGCACAACTCAACAGGAAAAATTATAAATAGAAATATGATGACATCTCGTCAGCTAATTAAATTACAATCTTCCAAATTTAATGTTCAGTTTCTTCCCTTGGACCCGATACCTGGACTTGTATTTTATGCTTATTCTCAAGAAAAGCCTTCAATTGtttgggatcaaagaaaagataCTTATTTGACTCATGCAAAATTAATGAGCACCCAAGGCTATCACCTGAGGACGTAAGATCAAGAATTGCTTCCTTTTCTCTTTTGTATCTACACAGACATCAGGAAATGCCCATACTTTTCCTCCCAAAAATAATTTATCAAAGTTACAAAAAAACATTCTCATCACACAGTCCTTATCAAACTCAAACACAAATGTAACTAAGAGTGTTGTTCTTATacactcttcttccaaagatGTTTCTAACATTTGTGTTACATTCAAACTGTCCATAGATAGATCTTCCTGGACAAGAGTCTGCCGTGTCTTCCCTGGCAAAAAATAGACTAGAGAAAATGGGGGCACAGCTTCCTTTGGAACCCCCAGAACTTCCATCAGATATTTCTTAAGCAGTTCCATGGGGCTATGGTCTTGAATTGAGGAAAGTTGACATAATGCAGATTCAACCTACAGgtataattctccattttttctactTTGTTTCTCAATCCAGCTATACCTTGACCATAAGTCAGGGTATTAGATTTTATCTCTTTAAGGTCTTGTTGAGCTTCCTCCACTCTTTTTTTGAGCTCAAAATTATTTTCCTCCTGGGTGACAAGACGTGTTTTACAGTCTTGCAAAGAATTATCCACCAAAACCTTGTTTCCCATGAAAATCTTCTCCAAGCGTGCTACAGCAtcccagatagagtctaaagtAACATGGGGAGGTTTAGCCAGTGGTGTAAAAAGCTGCTCACCAATATCCTGCTGGTGGTCTAACCTCTCACTCCTGGAGCTCTCTCcatgcctctcttctgctcctctAACAGCACCTTCAAGCTCCAAGATGAGCTCAGAATCAGCTCCCATATCGGCTCCCAGCTCACTGATTTCTTCTCTCCGATTGCTCCCCTTCTCTGTTGAAAAAACCACCGTGCTAATCGCAACCTGCGGATTCATCGATTGCTCCAGTCGCATCACCATGCCTGGGTCAGAGGGTGGAAGTCTATCCTCCGGGCTCAGAGTAACATTGAGCTTGGGTAAGGCCACCCCTTCGCCAgcacccaccctggatgttttgtaaaatgtttgattatcacagtaaaatgtccaagtgctaagccttcCCAAAACATgctcccttaagatttagacacattGGAGACAAAACGACCAGTAAGATGTCTAAAGAGTCAGTTTCAAAAACGCCCATGTttctaaaaatttctttacaCCAGCTTTCAAGCAACTTATTGAACTCCTCTGTTTTGTGAGCCTATCCTCTCCCTTTCTACTGCACAGTAGATATAGGAATAATCTCAGAAAAAACAACAGTCTGAACCAAACCCTTGAGTTTTCCCCCAAGCTTCTGGAATGCTCTCTTTGCTCCATATTTGCTattgttggctaggtcatttgacCCCAAGTTAATTACAATTTTAGAATTAGAATATTTACTCTCTTCTTGGACcatagtcttttctcatacgaaaggagttcaatcccctttatcatcttggttgcgcttctttgaactttttctagttccgttatatcttttttgagataaggcaaccagaattgaacataatactcaatgtcaggtcgcaccatggagcgaaacagaggcattataacattcctagtCTTGTTTGCCATCCctattctaataattcctagcatcttgtttgcttttatggctgcCGCCTaatattgggtggaaggtttcagcgtattgtccacaatgacactcAAATTTTTCTCTTGGATGTGctgaccccccaaggtggaccctagtgtctggtaactatgatttgggttattcttcccaatatgcatcactttgcatttgtccacattaatttCAGTTGCCATTTGGACATGTTAGAAataacacaaaaaggcaacctagtcacatcaaggtttgtgtggaagacgctcaggacgccaaaattggctaCACAACTTACAAACCAGAATTAGATaaatataatatagggtgctctcagtatgaaccatcagtgataggagcacagctccgacacttcacttctgggtcaaggcggtaagcctccacccccacaccatcatcgagcaccctaaATGTGCTGAAATTTAAAGGGACctgagtccactaaatcaaaccaatcaaacaatcaaagtgagtaaatcaaactcaacacaaacaacctgagcgacccccaaacaaaccctgccagccagaccccccgaacTACACAACAAGATCAAGAATCACCATACAAAAAATACCAAATAAATCCAATACTTATCTGAAACCATCTCACAGACTAATAAACGCAAcaaaccgcgccaggagaaaagGTTCGGGAACCTGACCCACGACGGAACACAAACGAAGAGCTCAGCTGGAGGACGGGGTGCCCGGGCGGGAGAGCATGCCGCCTAAAACGGGTCTACAGGTGACATCATACACcaaccaaccaatcatacaacACTTCCAAACCAATCACACCCAAGGGCGAAACCACGCCCATAAATACACAAACACTCTGAACAAGATACATAACCCATCCTAAAAACGAGCAAATAAAGCAATAAACCAATAAACCAATAACCCCAGCCAAAAAACCCCCACTGAAACCTGGAACCCAAATGAGAATGAAACAAACCTATTAAATGATGgtgttccattccacactttcattAAGACCATTGGGATAGACAGATTgtaattggaaaatccaatattgttccctgagaTTCAAATGGGACTGTCtatcccccctgaaatcccaagggacttgctcaagcacgaaccaaGACAAATCTGTGAACCGATGTCCGAGTTCAGCACAGTGCGGCACAAGGGGGGCACGTTAGACATGTTAGACATGGGAAGAAATTTGGGAGGGAAACCCAAAGCCCACTATCTTTTTATAGTTTTCCAGAATCTGATTATGAATGATTTATAGGTGTCTATTTATGCAATAATATCATTCTATTAAAGTAGGTATGATCCATAATGTGGATTTAAATTTAGATATGTGTAGGATTAGGTTAGGGCCACTAGCAACTGGTGAGAGAAATTGGAAAGAAGCTTCAAGAAATGTGCTCCAAACTGTTTAGCTGCCAAGAACAGATCACAGAGTGTGCAGGAAATAAACTCTGGGGGAAAAATGATCTCAAGTAATCCAAATCTATTCTTGTGGTAATGTCAAAAAGAGTTATATGAAAAGATATTTTCCATTCGATAGCCACTTGCTCATTTCTTCTACCCACATCCCCCCCTCATCCTCTTTTTCACAGCCTAtattccatctctcctcctcctcctgtcactCAGTCCTTCTACCTACTTCAATTCCACTGTGTTTCACCCCATCTTATACTTCCATTGCCTCCTGAACTCCTTCTACTTGGACTCGGGTGGCAGCAGCAGATATATAGAGATACGTATTActagtatacacttctccctctgtatttgtggtttcagcaattgcagttttgattattcacggtttttagtttgctggctcctccaccccaaattatatcagcttgcatagagaaatcgccaattccaagggtttacagagaaaaattgccagttcccagcattttcttcactgtgttttacctctccttcaggccatgtctcccaccatgttattcgcggtttcaccatattcacgatggtttggtttttttggattttttaaaataaatctttattgatttttaaactttgacaatgcaatacaaatatctgaacataaatatttcataaaacacattattaaacatacaatttatacttagaacaatcattttctcccccctcttaccaaattactacaataagacaaattatgtaattataatattataattaagtattttaataaacaaaatatctttccctcccccctccctcccctggatgtgtaaggaattctacgaacctcaaaaaaataaataaataaatacattacaattattatgatgtaacaaatatagtcaatggactccacactctattaaatgtactgctaaaccccaaacacgatggtttttaatagaaaacagcaaataatatatgaaaaagttatttgcagtttttctgtatttgcagttctgttaatcccctatcacagcgaatacagagggagaagtgtagtctccTTGAgaacctcctcctctcccaaccCAATTTCCATGTACTGGATAAGGAAGtccatggggaaaggaagaagggtaCTGGTTCACGTGGTTCTCCAGGGCTGCTCTCCACAGAGTGTTACTGCTCCTTGAGCTCTCACTGATCTGGGGCTATTGTTAGTTCCCAGGCTGCCCCTCTTGTGGAGGGACACAGCACTGTCAGAAGTCCCATCTGTGCCACACAGCTCTGCACCTGTGTCCTCAGCCCTGCCTAAACTGAACTAGGAATGAAGCAAAACAATATAGCCGTACCAAGGATTTTTAAAGCCTTCCGCTTCCACATTCCACATTTTTTTTCAGGAGGAAGGCTGACTGAATTCAGAattgtataatttttaaaactcctATTTTGTCAGgaaggcaaaaaaaacaaaaaccaacaaaaaccaAAACCCCACAATAAAGAACAaagacaacctccccccccccaacaaaatacTCTCGTCAATGGAGTGATGTGGTGGTTTCCAAGCCTACTCTGACCAGCTACCACTGTTTAAGTTAATTAGCAACAGGTCAGTCtgtgcttgatttttttttttttaaactcccatTATAGAAAAAAAGAATGTAGTGGAAATTCCACGTTGTCGAGGCAAGAGCTGAAAAAACAGGAGTTACTCCCCACACCTGGCTCACGTTCCCAGTAGTCCATGGAAGCAAGTTTTCCCATGTCAGGATACAGACAATTAAATCTAAGAGAGCGTTGGCATGGGAGTTGAAAAAGAAAACCATCTTGATGTTGGCATTGTTTGATTGCTGTAGCTAAGCTCTTTTTTGTGTCGGCGTCTGAAACCTGAGCCACAAATCTGCACCAAAGCTCCTCCCTCGGTTTATGCAAGTTGCAGGTAGCCAGTGCACTAGCGAGGGAAGGTGCTGTCGCTGCTCTTTGGAGCCGTCAGACTGAGAAGGCTCCCACCAAAAGACATTAAAAATAATGAGTTAACCTGGCATGGAGCTGAATTGGCTACCCTACTCTCTTTATACTCACTTCTGGAAGCTTTCTGTATTAACGGTGAGTGAGAAAGTTTTGGATAATCCTTTATCGTTTTTGCTGGCCTCGTTCTTAGGCAAGCAGTGTTTTTGGTAAAAGGCAGTGGACTAAAACAAAATTATCCAGTACCTTATGCCCTGCATTATTTGGTAAGTTGCATTAAAAATCACTATTATTAAAGTGAGTTAAAATGAAATTCTTAAAGAGAAATATTTGTGTCCTTGTTTTGCAATATCCTCGGTAGTGTCAGACAACATAAGGCTTATTCCCTAACCTGAATTTTAGACTAGTGAAGGGGTTTTTTGTTCTGTATCTTTGGGAAGAAAACCTAGTGTGGAGGGACAGGAGGAGCCAAGAGGAAAGTgataaaatggacattttttgttttgggggtccttttactctGCTGGAGAAAAGAGTAACCTTGGCGCACAATTATGTGGAGTTTTCTTGCACGCTAAAGCTGTTTTTACTACAGCCAGAAAATgattgattttctattttttttccccactaatggccatgcactaatattGCTGACTAAGTCAAAAATTGCACAAAACAGGGGAAAAACTTTCAAATAAACGAAGGGATACAATGAAGAAAGATAAAATGCAATAATTCCTTACTCCAATAATTTTGAACCCAATCGTtgcatatgtaaaaaaaaaaataattcactaGCTTCTTATAAAGATGTTTCTCTTCAATGGTGAACCTAAGTTCAATTTTGAACTATCTTAAGAAAGCTTCAgggcgatgattgggtggtgaaacCTAAAGGGTATAtaaaaggggctccttttacaaaggtacacagCGCAcgttagccactaccgcctccttttaagcaagcagtaatttttcagctagcgtgcgctaatctggtgcatgcgctaaaaatgctagtgcacctttgtaaaaagagccctaggtcttattttcggggtatgtacatgatcatctctccctttttctccttcaccccaattcttcctcttttctttctctcccccacatgtgcagcatctttcctcccctccctcccatccctcgtgcagcaggacccttgcccagcttctatccttcccattcctcatgcagcaggacccttgcccagcttttatctttccttccctccctcccatcccttgtgcagcagaacccttgggcGAGCACCCCCCGAGCACAGccaaacccccatccttccctccctcccatctgaaccccgccaaccgcaaatgagccctacatacctccctaagcagcgtcaggccggcagcactctaaacgggctgcttcagccttgtccgcctgtgaattcactctgccgtattactgatgatgtcatcagccctgggtaccgacaggatctccgagaacactATCCTCTGGGTTCTGGTCTACAGCTTCTCTACTAGCATCCGGAACTTGTCCttctgtccttccctgctgtagttcctgttgctcacgttgttcactGATAACATGCCCcctaatttttccagttcttattCAGTAGTAATGTTTAGAATCGATGACAGTCCTATTTCATCTAGTTCTAATTTTTTTACAGTGTTGTTGAATTTCAAGACGTTTACAAGACCTTTCTTGGAAGACCTTGAAAAATATTTGTCATGCATCGAAAGGTAGAAGACAAAAGAGAAAAAGACAAATTTCCATTTATCCTGGTTCTGTACTGACATTTATATTCAGCCCTATTTCATTTCTCCTTGAGAAATGGATTTATTTTGTGGTAGGATCCTGCTAAACAAAGATGGGGAGCAGGTGGATCCTGAAGAAGCCTTACAAAACAAAATAGTTGGGTTGTATTTCTCAGCTGGCTGGTGCTCTCCTTGCAGAGACTTCACACCTATACTGTGCGATTTCTACACTGAGCTGGTGGAGGAGTCTGAGCAGGCTGCCCAGTTTGAGATCGTCTTCATCTCATCGGATAAAAGCCCAGAAGACATGGTGGACTACATGCATGACATGCATGGGGATTGGTTAGCGTTGCCTTGGCATGACCCATATAAACAGTGAGTATTGGTATAGAGTTTGCTACACCAGTTCACTGCAATAGGGTGGAGACCTCTGTACATATGTGTTTATCTATAATGGGAAAGCATTCCAAAGATTGATGGATAGGTTGCTAAATGAAAGAGGGaattacacttagggctccttttacaaaggcgcactagcggttttaacgcgcataaaaccacgcgctaaaccgccggccgcgctagccgctaccgcctcctcttgagctggcggtagtttttaggccaacACGGGGGGTTAGCgaatgatgaaaagtcacgcgcgttaaccccgctagcgcggcttaataaaaggagcccttaattgcagTGGGTGATAATTTTCTAAGAGGCCAGATATGATTTAAAttagatttattttctttcaaTATATCTGCTGGAGGATTGATTGACTATCTTGACATGCTTTCCCATATATGCTGATATTATATACTGTCACATTTCTGCTTTCTGTATAGTGCATTTTAACTAAGCTTCATCTTCTGCTGGCaagttaaaaagataagtttatttTGAACTATTTTATATATCAAAAGAAGTATATTTTGTGCCATTATAAAGACAACAGTTCTGTTACTTGAATCATAAAAGTGATTTTTGAAGAAATCTTGGACATAACTATCATTGTATTTTAAACTTTATACACTGGAATTTTCACTGAGATAATTTGAACCCATGTTTATCGCCTGtattttactaaaccgtggtaaAGCTTCTTAATGCAGGTCGGTGAGGTAACTGCTCTGCCGGTCATAGGAATTTAATGAGCTTCGAAAGCATTTCTTTCGCTGGCCCACAGTAAAATGCTCccctgcagtttagtaaaaggagccctataagagATCACACTGGTAGTGAGAAGTTTTCAATTGTTTACTACATAGTTAGAAAGGTCCTTTTACTCATAGTATAATGCCTATTTGAGATTATTGAaggtgatttttttcttttttatactgGCATGGTCATTTTAAGTCCAGGAGTGTGTTTTTGAATTTTGAATGTTAGGGCAAATTCAGATAGGCTTTAGTTCCATCTAAGTATCCGTTTGATGAAAACGTTTAAAGAACTGATAGGTTCTTGAAGATACTAACTACAGAATGATAGGAGGACAAATAATTCCTCGTCCccgagggaactcattttcccgtcctgttccgtccccgcaagttcttttacTGTTCCagctccattctcatctgcacaagcctcgaacactttaaaatcataaggcttgtgcggttaaggaagagcttacaggaatgggacagggagagcaacaaaactcatggggatgggactgggaaatacggggaaaaatttgtccccatgtcattctctaatactaacCCCAAGATgataactttttttattttagaaaattgATTCTACTTTCTGGTCTGTAGAATTGTACAATGCTTATAACGAGGAATCATTTTATTATGACAGATTTTTAGGTCAGCTAGATTGAGATTCCAAGAGATGAGCAGCCCACATATAACACtaatgttctttcttaattgcctatgccacaaaagtatagactATGGCTATCATTTCTCTCaaactctgattttttttttttgacccagAAGTAATGCAGGCATGGCTGGTATTCAGGGTCATACCCCATAGTTAACTGGATAAAAATAGGACTACTACCTGGTCCTGCTTGCCCAATTAGCTACGTGGGCACAGGTATTGAATATGACTGGTGTCCACATGACTTCTGGGACTGCCTTGACTCTACCCCTGACCACCCCGGCCCTGTCTGGTTATTGTTGTTGAATTTAGGTGGCTGCGGTCCAGAGCCTTTCCTTTCTGCTTAAACCACACTGAATACATCTACCCCTGTATTTGCCATAAAATAATTACCGAAgaatgtaaatatatatatatttttaaaaatgcaataatATATGAATACTTTAATGGCAAAGATCCTTCAAGTGGGCTTTATTAAGACAAataaatctttgattaaaaaccttttaccaggtaagggacccaacacggtccatgtttcggactaaccttcgtcaggggtccaatttTGATAAAGCAGAAAACCGGTTTTCTCAATGGTTTACTTATCGTTATTTACCCAaggcttttttccttttgataattttctcctttatcaaaattggacccctgacgaaggttagtccgaaacacggaccgtgttgggtcccttacctggtaaaaggtttttaatcaaagatttatttgtcttaataaagcctgcctgcatcgtgtacaaagtctacagttttttgttttgtttgttctggattgttttatACTGCAGACAGTTGAACCTTGGTTTCCTCTATTGGATTCAGTTTGGTGCTAAAGATCCTTCAAGTCTCATTCTGTTTAAGGCAAAATTGAGCCTGTATTCCAACCCtgcaataataatttaataaataaaataaatctttctGTAACCCACCAAACTACACACATCCTCAAACAAAGAGAATTTGTGCTCCTTTGGCTGTtccctgttttttgtttttttattaaatcTGCTTCCTAACT is a window from the Geotrypetes seraphini chromosome 1, aGeoSer1.1, whole genome shotgun sequence genome containing:
- the NXNL2 gene encoding nucleoredoxin-like protein 2 → MDLFCGRILLNKDGEQVDPEEALQNKIVGLYFSAGWCSPCRDFTPILCDFYTELVEESEQAAQFEIVFISSDKSPEDMVDYMHDMHGDWLALPWHDPYKHDLKKKYSVTAVPKLVVVKQNGEVITDKGRKQIRAKGLACFRTWLEVADVFQNFTSK